Below is a genomic region from Candidatus Paceibacter sp..
GGCTTTTCGTCTGCCGAATGATGAATATTTGCGAGATTTAATTTCTCAAACCGGTCCGCTGGTCGCCCCCAGCGCCAATTTGGAAGGGATGCCTCCGGCAACGACGATTGATGCAGCGGAAAAATATTTCGGTGACAAGGTTGACTTTTATCTGGACGGGGGAAAAGCTGAAAGCTCCCCGTCAAAATTGATAAAAATAGAGGGCGACAAAATCATTGAGTTAAGAAAATAAAAAAGTCCGCATTTTACAACGGTCGTCCCGATTTGCGGACATTTTTTATTTTCTTATTTATGCAATGGTTTTTTCCATCGCCGCTTCGATGAGTTTCAAAAACAACGGGTGCGGGGAGAGGGGGCGGGATTTGAATTCGGGATGGAATTGGGCGCCAAGGAAGAAGGGATGGATATTTTGCGGAAGTTCGGCTATTTCCATCAGTTTGCCGCTCGGCGACTGGCAGGAGAAAACAATCCCCTTTTCTTCCAATTTTTCTATGTAATCGGGATTGACCTCGTAGCGGTGGCGGTGGCGTTCGGAAATTTTATCTTTGCCATAGGCGGAATAAGCGATAGTGCCCTTCTTTACCGCCGCATCGTATGCGCCGAGGCGCATTGAACCGCCGTAGTCGTTTTTGGCCATTTTTTCTTTTTGTTCGGGCAGGATGTCTATCACATTATACGGGGTTTTTGAGTTGACCTCGGTGGTGTGCGCGCCTTTTAATCCCGCCACGTGCCTGGCAAACTCCACCCCACCCCCCTGTTGCCGAAGCCGCCCGGAATAATTATTCCATCGTATTCTTTTAATTTCGGTAAATTTTCCGTCTTTTCAAATTCTTCCACGTTCAACCATTCTATGACCGGCTTTTTGCTGAAATGATACGCCGCGTGCTTAACCGCCTCTATCACGGAAAGATAAGCGTCGGAAAGGACGAAATCGCCAGTGGCGAAATATTTTCCGGCAATGCCGATTTTTATCGGTTCGGAGGCGTTTTTTATTTTATCCACCAACTTCGTCCATTCCTTCATATCTTTGCCGCGCGGTTTTATTTTAAGTTTTTTGGCGACAAGGTCGCTTATCTTGTCTTTCTCAAAATTAAGCGGTATCTCGTAGATACTGTCCACGTTGGGCGCGGAAATTATGTCCTCCTCCTTCATGCCGCAATTGAAGGCGATTTTTTCTTTCCTCTTGTCGTCAATTTTGGAATTTACTCTGGCTATTATTATGTCCGGCTGTAGTCCGGCGTAGTTGAGCGTTTTGACGGCATGCTGCGTCGGCTTGGTTTTGAGCTCCCCGTGCTCGCTGACGGACGGCAAAAAACTGACCAAAATAAGTAAAACATCCTGCGCTTTCTTCAACTTGAGCATCCTAACAGTTTCCAAAAATAAAATGTTTTGGTATTCGCCAACCGTGCCTCCGATTTCCGTTATTACAATTTCAGCCTTGTTGGTCTTGAGAGCGTTGTCCAGCTTGTTTATCACCTCCATCGGGATGTGCGGCACCACCTCCACGCATTTGCCGCCGTATTCCAGCGCCCGCTCTTTGTTTATTACGGACTGGTACACGCTTCCGGTCGTCATGTAATTAGCGCTTGAAATATCTTTATTCAGAAACCTCTCGTAGTTTCCCATGTCCTGATCGCATTCCATGCCGTCGTTTAACACAAAAACCTCCCCGTGCTCGGTCGGGTTCATGGTGCCGGCGTCCACGTTGACGTAGGGGTCTATTTTTACCGAGGTTACTTTGAAGCCGCGAGATTGGAGTATATTGGCGACGGACGACGAAGCCACGCCCTTTCCGACTCCGGACATAACTCCGCCCACCACGAAAATATATTTCGTCCTCATAAAATTACCTTCATTTTAACAATCCGCGAATCATCCGGCAACAGAAAAATATATTAAAAAACAGATGGAGAAAAAATAAAGAGATTGATTTAAAAAGACGTTTCGCTCCCGCCTGGCAATTCCACGAAAAATCTTGAGCCCCTGCCTTCACCATCCGATTCCGCCCAAATTTTGCCCTTATGGGCGGTGATTATTTTTACTTATTTTTGTTATAGCTTTTCATTTTTCCATTTTTTATCAATAATTCTTATACATTCATCAATTGAACGTGTTTTTTGCCATTCTTTCAAAATTTTATCCCGTACTACATGGTGCTCCGGGTAACCCTTGCTAACATCATTTTTAAAAATGTCATTTAATATGACTGTAAAGTATTCCTTTGATTCGTCATAGTTATCAATTTTTCTTTCGGTATATTTTTCAAAATATATATGAAATATTTCATGGGCAATGACTACAGAGGGTGGGTAGCCAAATAAGTTATATATGGAATAATAAATAATTCCTTTTTCTTTACTAAAAATCCCATCATCATTAATCATGGAGAATGGGGTTGTAACTATATACCCCTCCATTTTAAATGGTGGTATTTTAAAAATTTTATCATAAGCGATTGTTATTTCTTCCGAATTTATATCAAAATCAATCTGATTAATTAATATGATATTTTTTATATTTGGAATTTTCCTGCCCCAGATAGATTTATTTAGGTTAATAAAATTATTATATCTTTGCCAAATTTCTTTATCTATTAACTTATTGTATGTAAACTTAATTAATTTATTCATATTGTTCATAAAAAATAAAGGTGGAAATTAATACTAACCAATCTCCACCTTTATTATACAAGGTTTTCAGTTAAACCCGCAACAATCATCACTGCCACATCCGTCATCACTGCAACAATCGCATATATTATCCTCTTCGGATGAGTTTTTAAGTTTTATTCCCTTAAAGTGACGTTGCGGATTTAATTTAGACCCCTTATATAATTTTTCAAAAAACAAATTTGCTTTCGTGTTTTTCATAATTAAAACCCTTTTATAAAAATTTTGGGGTCATAGTGAAGCCAGTACAATTTACAACCAGCCCCGCAAACCGGCCAATACTGACAATTAACACAAAGTTCATGCGGGCAAGAATTTGCTGTTTTATAAAATTCTTTTACCTCCTTTCTTTTTCTAAAATCAACATATTCATTCTTGTTTTGAAAATCATCCCCAATCCTACCCAATGAAACATTGCAAAGATGATTACAAGAAATTAAATTTCCGCCGGGATCTATTATTATTCCCCTGCCTCTTGCCATTTGACATCCTGTCATAATATTTCCATCAGCTATCAAATCATCTATAAAATTTTTAGGAAAAAGGCAGAATGGTATTGCAATTTTTAAGGACGGCCTAATTTTCATCTTTTTCATTTTTGGATAAACATCCATGAAAAAAACAGCCATTCGCTTTGGGTCACCCATTCCATCAACATAAGTTTTTTCATCTATAATTATCGGCTTTCCAGTATCAACAGAAAAAGTCCTAGCATTACTTCTATCAACCATGTCTATCATTTCATCAAAATTATCTATCAAATCTTCACAAACAGTCACATTTATAACAAAAGGAATTTCTTCATTACCTATATTGTAAATTGCTTTTGTTAATTGCATAAAGACATCTCTGCCCGTGAAATTTTTATAATCTTGAGAATTTGATGCTTTTAAAGAAACTGTCATCGCTTTTAATCCGAACTTTATAGATTGCTTTAAAAACACAGGATCGGAAAACTTTAATGCGTTCGACACCAGATAAACCTTAAGTCCGTTTTCGGTAACTGTTCTAATGATTTCAAGGAAATGCTTATGTATAGTCGGCTCGCCTCCAATCAAAATAACTGAGTCAAGCCCAATATCCTTAAATAACATCGTGCACTTATTAACAGTTTCCATGCTCATAGAATCCTTAATGTTAAAACCGGTCATTTTGGCATAGCACCAATTACATCTAAGATTACAACTTCTGTTTATGGTGAACCACGCTGTCATCCTCGGGATACTATTTTCATTTTTGTCTTTTGCATTTAAATTCCCTTTTTTCTGTGTCAACAAATTCATATTTCGCCCCCCCATTTTTATAAAATTTTATTTAAATTATATTAAAGAACTCCAATATTTTCTATTTATAATCTACTACGCGGGGAGACAAAAGTCAAACATTTTATCTCCCCGGCAGCTCCACGAAAAATCTTGAGCCCTTTCCTTCGCCGTCTGATTCCGCCCAAATTTTGCCCTTATGGGCCTTGATTATTTCTTTGGCGACGTATAGGCCGAGGCCGGAACCGTTGGCGTAAAGACTGGAAAGCCCTTTGGCGCGACCGAATTTCCTGAACAGATTGGCCATCGTTTCCCCAGACATGCCGATTCCGGAATCCTCCACTTTAAGCAAAACCGCGCCTGACTCCGGGATCCTGGATAAAAATACCTTGACGAATCCGGCCGGCGTGTACTTTATGGAATTGTCTATAAGATTGGAAATTATTTGGCGGATTTTGTTGTGGTCGGCGTTTATGTAGCAACTTTCTTTCTCATCGGCGAAAAATTCCAGCTTTATTTTATTGACCTTGTCGGGAGAATTCTCTATAATGGCTTTAAAATCTCCCATTAAAGACGCTACCAATTCTTTCACATCCATGCTTGAAAAATCATAACTCATTGTGCCCTGTTCTATGTGGGAAATATCCAAAAAGTCGCCGATAATGACAACCAGTCTCTGGGCCGACTGGTAAATTTTGTCCACTACCAGCCTTGTCTTCTCCGGTATTTTGCCGTAACTGCCTTCCAATATCATTGAGGCGTAGCCTTTTATGGCCGTCAGCGGCGTCCGAAGCTGATGTGAAGCGATGGAAATGAAGTCAGACTTGGCTTCATCCAGCTGCCTCAATCTTAAATTGACAAACTCCAGTTTCTCCACCAATTCCTCAATCTCCTCCCGTGCGCGGACTTCTTTGAAAACACTCCTTATAAGAAAATAGCCAAAAAGAGATGTTGACAAAAATATTCCTATTCTAAACCACAAATCTAACATGTTCTCATAAAAGAAAATATTAATAAACAAAACCACCATCAGTATGCCGATAAACAACTCAGACATTATAGTTTTAATGTCCATAAGATGATGTTTCATGATAGCGTAAGCAATCATTACAACCATAAAAAGAGAGAAAAAGGGACCTATCCATATTAATTTATAGGTGTAAATTGGTAAAATTAGATTGAATATTATACCAAATGTAAAAGCGACCATTGTACCAACAAGAACAAATTTAAATTGCATTTTTTCCAAACCTTCCGAACTCATGTACCTTTTATTCAAAATAAGAAAAGAGGCACAAGAATATATAAGTATGTACAAAATATAAAAAAAATAAGAAGAACCTAATTTTATTTCCTTTCCCCAACTCTTAAGTTCATAATTTTTTACAAAATTAATATTAAATAGCAGTAGTATTATGATTACTGTTATTGGTATATTCATCAACAAATGCGTCCAGTAATTTGATTTTATTTTGCCTTTGTCCAAAAAATAAAGAGAGAAATATAAAAAAGAGTTTACGGTAAGAGCGGCGCTTATGTAATAGAAAATCGCCCAGTAAAGACCGCTGTCAAAACTAGAATAACGGAACATGGCTAAACCAAAAGTCCACAGAGAAACAAACAAGGCAAATAAAGAATAAGCCTTGCCGGATTTTTCCGATGAGCTACGGAATATGCTTACGCCGGACAAAGCGAGGTTAACTAGCGAAACTAAAAATAAAACTATATTGGACGTGTCTATCACAAAACCATTATACAGGTTTTTTGCAATTTATGACATTTATCTGTTTTGCCATCGCTTTTTCAATTTTAATTTCCTGGAAACCCGTTTCAGACAAAATATTTATCAGATCTTCCGTTTCCATAAAATGATAAATATTTCTTTTGCCTTTATCTTGAATTGTCATTGCCTGCTTCAAAAGAGCTGGCCCGTAAAATAATTGCTCTTTGTTGTCAAAACCAAAAACTTTTTCTCTGGAAGCGATAAAAACCTTAAAGAATTTTACGTTCTTTTTGGGGCTTGACCATATAAACTGACCGCCCGGTTTCAATATCCTGAAAATCTCCGCCATTATTTTCTTGAAGGCCATTATGCCAACTTCTTCGTCGTAATGGATTATATACGGGAGAACCAGATTGGCAGTTACACCATCAAATCTGCTATTTTCAAAAAAAATTTTGTCGCAAATATTTAATTCTCGAACCTCAATATTACTTTCCTCGTTAAATCTTTTATTAAGTTGTTTTATAAAACCAGGATCAAAATCCGAAGCTATTATTTTAAAATTATTTCCTTGTGCCTTGCTTTTTAATAAATCAACTACTCCACCAGAACCGCTCCCCAAATCAAGCCATTCGCCGTTAGTAGTCAGATTTTTCCCAAAAACATCCATTAGTTCTTTGTAAGGCCTTACACCTTCTATGTGATGATATAACTTACCGTAATTCGCCCAAAATTTTTTTTCTTCCTGATCTATTATATCAAGTAGTTCAATTTTTGCTCTGCGCAACTCGCCGTGAAATTGTTTACGTTTCCCATCCTCGGATAATTTATGATCTATGTGAAAAGTTTTGCCATAAAAAATCAAAACTTTATCGTGCCGTGAAAAAATTTTTCTCCATGTTAAACCTTCTATTCCAAAAATATAAACCGGAATAATTGGTTTGTTTGTCTCTTGATTCAATAAAATTATTAACTTATCCATCCTTTCAATCAAGGGGTGTGTCTTATAACACCACTCGTGAAAAATTCCGACAGATTGGCCTTTCCAAAGAATTTTCAACGGTTCCTTGGTGGCATGATCAACTCCGTTTTTTAGATAACCTGGGATTGGCGCGCCTAATTTTGAAAGCTTGCCCCAAAAAGTATCAAAAAGACTTTCCTCGGCAAGATAATGGATTGGGTGGAATCTAGAAAAGAGCGACAATCCGGAAGAAATAATAAATGGGTCGAAATAACTTTCGTGGTTGCTGGTAAATATGGCCGATGACCCTTTAATAATTTTTAAATTATCTTTGCCGTAAACTTTAAAAT
It encodes:
- a CDS encoding Sua5/YciO/YrdC/YwlC family protein, whose translation is AFRLPNDEYLRDLISQTGPLVAPSANLEGMPPATTIDAAEKYFGDKVDFYLDGGKAESSPSKLIKIEGDKIIELRK
- a CDS encoding radical SAM protein — encoded protein: MGGRNMNLLTQKKGNLNAKDKNENSIPRMTAWFTINRSCNLRCNWCYAKMTGFNIKDSMSMETVNKCTMLFKDIGLDSVILIGGEPTIHKHFLEIIRTVTENGLKVYLVSNALKFSDPVFLKQSIKFGLKAMTVSLKASNSQDYKNFTGRDVFMQLTKAIYNIGNEEIPFVINVTVCEDLIDNFDEMIDMVDRSNARTFSVDTGKPIIIDEKTYVDGMGDPKRMAVFFMDVYPKMKKMKIRPSLKIAIPFCLFPKNFIDDLIADGNIMTGCQMARGRGIIIDPGGNLISCNHLCNVSLGRIGDDFQNKNEYVDFRKRKEVKEFYKTANSCPHELCVNCQYWPVCGAGCKLYWLHYDPKIFIKGF
- a CDS encoding methyltransferase domain-containing protein, with the translated sequence MNFKVYGKDNLKIIKGSSAIFTSNHESYFDPFIISSGLSLFSRFHPIHYLAEESLFDTFWGKLSKLGAPIPGYLKNGVDHATKEPLKILWKGQSVGIFHEWCYKTHPLIERMDKLIILLNQETNKPIIPVYIFGIEGLTWRKIFSRHDKVLIFYGKTFHIDHKLSEDGKRKQFHGELRRAKIELLDIIDQEEKKFWANYGKLYHHIEGVRPYKELMDVFGKNLTTNGEWLDLGSGSGGVVDLLKSKAQGNNFKIIASDFDPGFIKQLNKRFNEESNIEVRELNICDKIFFENSRFDGVTANLVLPYIIHYDEEVGIMAFKKIMAEIFRILKPGGQFIWSSPKKNVKFFKVFIASREKVFGFDNKEQLFYGPALLKQAMTIQDKGKRNIYHFMETEDLINILSETGFQEIKIEKAMAKQINVINCKKPV